In Bacillus toyonensis BCT-7112, a single window of DNA contains:
- a CDS encoding DUF188 domain-containing protein — MQNINNVLVDAGAYPVKDEIVQVGTEFHVEIVFVASYTHRSRKQQGNWIYVDSGQDEVDLYLSTCKGNRSHDHTVYEAC, encoded by the coding sequence ATGCAAAACATCAATAACGTATTAGTTGATGCAGGTGCATATCCCGTGAAGGATGAGATTGTGCAAGTTGGAACTGAATTTCATGTCGAAATTGTGTTTGTCGCATCGTATACTCATCGTTCAAGAAAACAGCAAGGCAATTGGATTTATGTAGATTCTGGACAAGATGAAGTTGATTTATATCTATCAACTTGCAAAGGTAACAGATCTCATGATCATACAGTATATGAGGCTTGCTAG
- a CDS encoding pyruvate, water dikinase regulatory protein — protein sequence MDNKIVYVVSDSVGETADLVVRAAMGQFPFAPDIRRVPYVEDTGTLKEVISIAKSNQALICFTLVKPEMRQYLVKEAAKEGVEAYDIIGPLIDQIEEITGQVPRYEPGVVRRLDEEYFKKIEAIEFAVKYDDGRDARGILKADIVLIGISRTSKTPLSQYLAHNKRLKVANVPLVPEVDPPEELYQVAKEKCFGLKITPDKLNHIRKERLKSLGLSDGATYANINRIQEEIDHFEAVISKINCQVIDVSNKAIEETANIIVNAVQNQKMF from the coding sequence ATGGATAATAAAATCGTATATGTCGTATCTGACTCTGTAGGAGAAACGGCTGATTTAGTTGTTCGAGCAGCAATGGGGCAATTCCCATTTGCTCCTGATATTAGACGTGTACCGTATGTAGAAGATACAGGGACATTAAAAGAAGTGATTTCGATTGCTAAGAGTAATCAAGCGCTTATTTGTTTTACGTTAGTAAAGCCGGAAATGCGCCAGTATTTAGTGAAAGAGGCTGCAAAAGAAGGGGTAGAGGCATACGATATTATCGGACCTCTTATCGATCAAATTGAAGAAATTACAGGGCAAGTGCCGAGATATGAGCCGGGTGTTGTTCGTAGATTAGATGAAGAGTACTTTAAAAAGATTGAAGCAATTGAGTTTGCTGTAAAGTACGATGATGGTAGAGATGCACGAGGTATTTTAAAAGCGGATATCGTGTTAATTGGAATTTCACGTACATCAAAAACACCACTTTCTCAATACTTAGCTCATAACAAACGGTTGAAAGTTGCCAATGTGCCGCTTGTACCAGAAGTGGATCCACCTGAGGAATTATATCAAGTGGCAAAAGAGAAATGTTTCGGTTTGAAAATTACACCGGATAAGTTAAATCATATTCGAAAAGAACGATTAAAATCACTTGGATTAAGTGACGGCGCAACATATGCCAATATTAATCGTATTCAAGAAGAGATTGATCACTTTGAAGCAGTAATTAGTAAAATAAATTGTCAAGTAATTGATGTATCGAATAAAGCGATTGAAGAAACAGCAAATATTATTGTGAATGCAGTGCAAAACCAAAAAATGTTTTAG
- a CDS encoding helix-turn-helix transcriptional regulator: protein MIIIELNKRQEHIIQIVKDHGPITGESIAAQLGLTRATLRPDLAILTMAGYLEARPRVGYFYTGKTGGQLLSEAVKKIKVQDYQSRPAVIDKNVSVYDAICTMFLEDVGTLFVVDQSTLLVGVVSRKDLLRASLGKQDLTSLPVNIIMTRMPNIAMCRREDSLYDIAMELIERQIDAMPVVKDTKQGLEVIGRITKTNITRAFVNLVNNE, encoded by the coding sequence GTGATTATCATAGAGCTGAATAAACGGCAAGAACATATCATTCAGATTGTAAAAGATCACGGTCCTATTACAGGGGAGTCAATTGCTGCGCAATTGGGTTTAACACGTGCAACGCTAAGACCAGACTTAGCAATTTTAACGATGGCTGGTTATTTAGAAGCGCGTCCACGCGTAGGTTATTTTTATACGGGGAAAACTGGGGGGCAGCTATTATCTGAAGCTGTTAAGAAAATTAAAGTGCAAGATTATCAATCTAGACCGGCTGTAATTGATAAAAATGTATCAGTATACGATGCAATTTGTACGATGTTTTTAGAGGATGTTGGTACATTGTTTGTTGTAGATCAATCTACACTATTAGTTGGTGTTGTGTCTCGAAAAGATCTATTAAGAGCTAGCTTAGGGAAGCAGGATTTAACCTCTCTTCCGGTTAATATTATCATGACAAGGATGCCAAACATTGCCATGTGTCGTAGAGAAGATTCTTTATATGATATTGCGATGGAATTAATAGAAAGACAGATTGATGCGATGCCGGTTGTGAAAGATACGAAGCAAGGTTTAGAAGTAATTGGACGAATTACAAAAACAAATATTACACGTGCGTTTGTAAACCTAGTAAATAACGAATAA
- the recO gene encoding DNA repair protein RecO codes for MFQKVEGIVIRTTDYGETNKIVTIFSREFGKISAMARGAKKPKSRLASVSQLMTHGHFLIQVGSGLGTLQQGEIISTMKEIREDIFLTAYASFVVELTDKATEDKKHNPYLFEMLYQTLHYMCEGVDPEVLSLIYQTKMLPVLGMRPYFDTCAICHQETDFVAFSVREGGFLCSRHAEQDPYRIPVGEAVHKLLRLFFHFDLHRLGNVSVKDSTKKQMRLVLNTYYDEYCGIYLKSRRFLEQLDKFQI; via the coding sequence ATGTTTCAAAAAGTTGAGGGCATCGTTATCCGTACGACAGATTACGGAGAAACGAATAAGATTGTTACAATATTCTCAAGAGAATTCGGTAAGATAAGTGCAATGGCAAGAGGAGCGAAAAAACCGAAAAGTCGGTTAGCATCTGTTTCGCAACTTATGACACATGGGCATTTTCTTATTCAAGTGGGATCTGGGCTTGGAACTTTGCAACAAGGCGAGATTATTTCAACTATGAAAGAAATTCGCGAGGATATATTTTTAACTGCTTATGCATCATTTGTTGTTGAGTTAACTGATAAAGCAACAGAAGATAAAAAACATAATCCGTACTTATTTGAAATGTTATATCAAACGTTGCATTATATGTGTGAGGGTGTTGATCCAGAAGTATTATCATTAATTTATCAAACGAAAATGCTTCCGGTATTAGGGATGCGCCCGTATTTTGATACATGTGCGATTTGTCATCAAGAAACAGATTTTGTCGCCTTCTCTGTCAGGGAAGGCGGTTTTCTGTGCTCACGTCATGCGGAGCAAGATCCGTATCGTATACCGGTGGGAGAAGCTGTACATAAATTGTTACGTCTTTTCTTCCATTTCGATTTACATAGGCTCGGCAATGTATCAGTGAAGGATAGCACAAAAAAACAAATGCGCTTAGTATTGAATACATATTATGATGAATATTGCGGAATTTATTTGAAATCAAGACGTTTCCTAGAGCAACTTGATAAGTTTCAAATATAA
- a CDS encoding YqzL family protein, producing MLDFTWKFFSKTGSIETYLLLKEMEKDVNDEMDQHDEELAHLDSPIS from the coding sequence ATGCTAGATTTTACCTGGAAGTTTTTCTCCAAAACAGGAAGCATTGAAACGTATTTGCTTTTAAAAGAGATGGAAAAAGACGTAAACGATGAGATGGATCAACATGATGAGGAGCTAGCGCATCTAGACTCTCCAATTTCTTGA
- the era gene encoding GTPase Era, whose protein sequence is MNRKGYKSGFVSIIGRPNVGKSTFLNRIIGQKIAIMSDKPQTTRNKIQGVYTENDSQVIFIDTPGIHKPKHKLGDFMVKMAQTTLKEVDIVLFMVNATEGFGRGEEFIIEKLQETKQPVFLVINKIDQVHPEQLLELIDQYRKLHEFAEIVPISALDGNNVEALIGAIKKYLPEGPQYYPDNQVTDHPERFIIAELIREKVLHLTREEVPHSVAVVIDAIQKREGGAVYINATIVVERASQKGIIIGKQGKMLKEVGKRARFDIEALLGSKVFLEVWVKVQKDWRNKMSQLRDLGFREDEY, encoded by the coding sequence ATGAATAGAAAAGGTTATAAATCAGGTTTTGTCTCTATTATTGGCAGACCGAATGTTGGGAAATCTACATTTTTAAATCGTATTATCGGCCAAAAAATTGCCATTATGAGTGACAAGCCACAAACGACTCGTAATAAAATTCAAGGCGTATATACAGAAAATGATTCACAAGTAATTTTCATTGATACACCAGGAATACATAAACCGAAACATAAACTAGGTGACTTCATGGTGAAGATGGCTCAAACGACATTGAAAGAAGTTGATATTGTGCTGTTTATGGTCAATGCAACTGAAGGATTTGGTCGTGGTGAGGAATTCATTATTGAGAAATTACAAGAAACGAAACAACCGGTATTTTTGGTAATTAATAAAATTGACCAAGTTCATCCAGAGCAATTATTAGAGTTAATTGATCAATATCGTAAACTACATGAGTTTGCAGAAATTGTACCAATTTCTGCATTAGACGGTAATAATGTAGAAGCGTTAATTGGAGCAATTAAAAAATATTTACCAGAAGGACCGCAATACTACCCAGATAATCAAGTAACGGATCATCCGGAGCGATTTATTATTGCAGAGCTTATTCGTGAAAAAGTACTACATTTAACACGTGAAGAAGTGCCACATTCTGTAGCGGTTGTTATTGATGCAATTCAGAAGCGTGAGGGCGGTGCAGTTTATATAAATGCAACGATTGTTGTTGAACGTGCGTCACAAAAAGGAATTATTATTGGGAAACAAGGGAAGATGTTAAAAGAAGTCGGGAAACGAGCTCGTTTTGATATTGAAGCACTTCTTGGTTCTAAAGTATTTTTAGAGGTATGGGTAAAAGTACAAAAAGATTGGCGCAATAAGATGTCTCAGCTTCGTGATCTTGGTTTCCGCGAAGACGAGTACTAA
- a CDS encoding cytidine deaminase — translation MNSKQLIQEAIEARKQAYVPYSKFQVGAALLTHDGKVYRGCNVENASYGLCNCAERTALFKAVSEGDKEFVAIAVVADTKRPVPPCGACRQVMVELCKQDTKVYLSNLHGDVQETTVGELLPGAFLAEDLHE, via the coding sequence ATGAATAGTAAACAATTAATTCAAGAAGCAATCGAAGCGCGTAAACAAGCGTACGTACCATATTCAAAATTTCAAGTAGGTGCAGCATTATTAACGCACGATGGAAAAGTATATCGTGGCTGTAATGTTGAGAATGCATCATATGGCTTATGCAACTGTGCAGAAAGAACTGCTTTATTTAAGGCAGTTTCTGAAGGGGATAAAGAGTTTGTAGCTATTGCGGTTGTAGCAGATACAAAACGCCCAGTACCTCCTTGTGGAGCATGTCGACAAGTTATGGTAGAATTATGTAAACAGGATACGAAAGTATACCTATCAAATTTACATGGTGACGTTCAAGAGACGACAGTCGGAGAATTGTTACCAGGAGCATTTTTAGCGGAGGATTTACATGAATAG
- a CDS encoding diacylglycerol kinase family protein, translated as MKKGKLLDSFGYAIAGIFFCLRHERNMRIHYLAAVIVICCGFYFHITKIEWVVLLIVIGIVMGLEMVNTAVEKTVDLVTADIHPFAKIAKDVAAGAVLLFAVIAVIIGAIIFVPYVV; from the coding sequence ATGAAAAAAGGAAAACTTTTAGATAGTTTTGGATATGCTATAGCTGGTATATTCTTTTGTCTTCGTCATGAAAGAAATATGAGAATTCATTATTTAGCCGCAGTCATTGTTATATGCTGCGGCTTTTATTTCCATATTACGAAAATAGAGTGGGTGGTATTACTTATTGTGATAGGGATTGTAATGGGTTTAGAGATGGTAAATACGGCTGTGGAAAAAACAGTAGACTTAGTGACTGCTGATATACATCCATTTGCGAAAATTGCAAAGGATGTCGCAGCAGGAGCGGTTTTACTCTTTGCAGTTATAGCCGTTATAATTGGTGCTATTATCTTTGTACCGTATGTGGTATAG
- the ybeY gene encoding rRNA maturation RNase YbeY: MSLLIDFIDETEEVKDDYISLIRELVEKAAQMENIEEGAELSVTFVDNERIREINRDYRDKDQPTDVISFAMEEMGEGEMEIVGAEMPRMLGDLIISIPRAKEQAEEYGHSFDRELGFLALHGFLHLLGYDHMTEEDEKEMFGRQKEILEAFGLGR; the protein is encoded by the coding sequence ATGAGTTTATTAATTGATTTTATTGATGAAACAGAAGAAGTGAAAGACGATTATATAAGTTTGATTCGAGAGCTGGTAGAGAAAGCGGCTCAAATGGAAAACATAGAAGAAGGGGCAGAATTATCGGTTACGTTTGTAGATAATGAACGTATTCGTGAAATAAACCGTGATTACCGAGATAAGGATCAGCCTACGGATGTTATTTCTTTCGCTATGGAAGAAATGGGAGAAGGTGAAATGGAAATTGTCGGTGCGGAGATGCCGCGTATGTTAGGAGATCTTATTATTTCTATTCCAAGAGCGAAAGAGCAAGCTGAAGAATATGGACACTCTTTTGATAGGGAACTTGGGTTTTTAGCGTTACATGGCTTTTTACATTTGCTTGGTTATGATCACATGACAGAAGAAGATGAAAAAGAAATGTTTGGAAGACAAAAAGAAATTTTAGAAGCATTTGGATTAGGACGATGA
- a CDS encoding HD family phosphohydrolase: protein MSRSQEISKWFRNLQHSKKLSWISYVLLGAVLFFALMNNVKPEQLDVTTYSIAKKTIHSPIKIEDKVTTDKKKKEAATKVEDQYTYKSEYKQNKVDIVNDVFAKVDEVIQEIKAVGPDEQKKITDAEKVDKLKKKLPTDLTKELSDLNLLNLINADSNQLVLAKDAAVTAINSIMTEHIKMDELKDAKERYVSEMNSVNVDNGLKESIKALGKYAISANYFYDPTLTKEKRKAEEDLVPPVYILQGQVLVREGETISSDMYNQLKLVGLLEKGNSFQPYVGLAVLIGVLLYFMHKQFEVFLQRKREDRPYILAYITILSITIVLMKIISLFQKLEYAGIAYVVPVAMGTILVKLMIGDRFVFLTSMIFSVCGSIMFNEGVTSTLNYSVGIYVLLSSLSVSIFLREKNRRTMILQAGILVSVLNVVVLAALLLLRNGNFSPLEIGTQLLMASVSGIISSVLAMGILPYLESGLGIVSSMKLMELSSPNHPLLRKILLEAPGTYHHSVMVANLSEAACEAVGANGVLARVGAYYHDVGKTVQPQFFIENQMGIENPHDKLAPVTSKDIIIAHVTDGVRMLEEYHIPQEIIDIAGQHHGTTLLKYFYYKAIKEDKEKYTEEMFRYPGSKATSKESAIVGIADSVEAAVRSMNHPTPDQINNLVQSIIKDRLQDGQFSECDLTFKELQIVGKTLCETLNGIFHSRITYPELPEEKEKE from the coding sequence ATGTCAAGATCTCAAGAAATTTCTAAGTGGTTTCGTAATTTACAACATTCGAAAAAACTAAGTTGGATTTCTTACGTTTTATTAGGAGCAGTGCTGTTTTTTGCACTTATGAATAATGTAAAACCAGAGCAATTAGATGTTACAACATATTCTATTGCGAAAAAAACAATCCATTCTCCTATTAAAATTGAAGATAAAGTTACAACGGACAAAAAGAAAAAAGAAGCCGCTACAAAAGTTGAAGATCAATATACATATAAAAGTGAGTATAAACAAAATAAAGTGGATATTGTGAATGACGTCTTTGCTAAAGTAGATGAAGTGATACAAGAGATTAAAGCGGTTGGGCCGGATGAGCAAAAAAAGATTACTGATGCTGAAAAAGTGGACAAGTTGAAAAAAAAATTGCCTACTGATTTAACGAAAGAATTATCTGATTTAAACTTACTAAACTTAATTAATGCAGATTCGAACCAATTAGTATTAGCAAAAGATGCAGCAGTTACAGCTATTAATAGTATCATGACTGAGCATATTAAAATGGACGAATTGAAGGATGCGAAGGAACGATATGTAAGTGAGATGAATAGTGTTAATGTTGATAATGGTTTAAAGGAATCTATTAAGGCGTTAGGGAAATATGCGATTTCTGCAAACTATTTTTATGATCCGACCTTAACAAAAGAGAAGAGAAAAGCGGAAGAAGATTTAGTTCCACCTGTTTATATTCTTCAAGGGCAAGTCCTTGTTAGAGAAGGTGAAACGATTTCAAGTGATATGTACAATCAGTTGAAATTAGTTGGTCTGTTAGAAAAAGGGAACAGTTTTCAACCCTATGTTGGATTAGCGGTACTCATTGGTGTGCTATTGTACTTTATGCATAAGCAATTTGAAGTATTTTTACAACGGAAAAGGGAAGATAGACCGTATATTTTAGCGTACATTACCATTTTGTCGATCACGATCGTTTTAATGAAAATCATTAGCTTGTTCCAAAAGCTTGAATATGCAGGGATCGCGTATGTCGTTCCAGTTGCAATGGGAACAATACTTGTAAAACTAATGATTGGTGATCGATTTGTTTTTTTAACAAGCATGATTTTTTCTGTATGCGGAAGCATTATGTTTAATGAAGGAGTAACGAGCACCCTGAATTATAGTGTGGGGATCTATGTGTTACTAAGTTCACTATCAGTTAGTATTTTCTTGAGAGAAAAAAATCGTCGTACGATGATTTTACAAGCGGGTATACTCGTTTCTGTGTTAAATGTGGTCGTATTGGCAGCGTTATTATTGTTGCGTAATGGGAATTTTTCGCCTCTTGAAATTGGTACACAATTATTGATGGCTTCTGTTTCAGGGATTATCTCTTCGGTGTTAGCTATGGGGATTTTACCATATTTAGAGAGTGGACTTGGCATTGTATCAAGTATGAAGCTTATGGAACTATCAAGTCCAAATCATCCGCTTTTGCGTAAGATTTTGCTAGAAGCGCCAGGGACATATCACCATAGTGTAATGGTAGCGAATCTTTCTGAAGCTGCTTGTGAAGCAGTCGGGGCAAATGGTGTATTAGCCCGTGTAGGGGCGTATTATCATGATGTAGGAAAAACGGTACAACCACAGTTCTTTATTGAAAATCAGATGGGGATTGAAAACCCACATGATAAACTCGCCCCTGTAACGAGTAAAGATATTATTATCGCTCATGTAACGGACGGGGTGAGGATGCTAGAAGAGTACCATATTCCGCAAGAAATTATTGATATTGCTGGACAACATCATGGTACAACGTTACTTAAATATTTTTACTATAAGGCGATTAAAGAAGATAAAGAAAAATATACAGAAGAGATGTTCCGTTATCCAGGATCCAAAGCAACTTCTAAAGAGTCGGCGATTGTTGGTATTGCTGATAGTGTAGAGGCCGCGGTGCGTTCTATGAATCATCCAACGCCAGATCAAATTAATAATTTAGTGCAAAGTATTATTAAAGATCGTTTGCAAGATGGACAATTTAGTGAATGTGATTTGACATTTAAAGAGCTACAAATCGTTGGAAAAACGTTATGCGAGACGTTAAATGGTATTTTCCATTCGCGTATTACATATCCGGAACTACCGGAAGAGAAGGAGAAAGAATGA
- a CDS encoding PhoH family protein → MAEQLVEMNQQLENTNEAIALFGVNDAHLKVMERELNVSIVTRGETVHVSGADENVTLVEKILQQLLVVIRKSVSITERDVAYAIQLAKQGKIAQFEELYEEEIFKTAKGKSIRVKTMGQRRYIHAMKKNDIVFGIGPAGTGKTYLAVVMAVRALKQGYVKKIILTRPAVEAGESLGFLPGDLKEKVDPYLRPLYDALHDILGQEYTQRMMERGVIEIAPLAYMRGRTLDDSFVILDEAQNTTGVQIKMFLTRLGFSSKMVITGDPSQVDLPKGAKSGLSIATNVLSGVSGLSFITLEQSDVVRHPLVQRIIEAYDKME, encoded by the coding sequence ATGGCAGAACAATTAGTAGAAATGAACCAACAATTGGAAAATACTAACGAAGCAATCGCTCTTTTTGGAGTCAATGATGCTCATTTAAAAGTAATGGAACGAGAACTTAATGTATCTATCGTAACTAGAGGTGAAACAGTTCATGTGTCTGGGGCAGATGAAAACGTGACACTCGTAGAAAAAATCTTACAGCAATTACTTGTTGTTATTCGTAAAAGTGTATCCATTACAGAAAGAGATGTTGCGTATGCAATTCAGCTCGCAAAACAAGGGAAAATTGCTCAATTTGAAGAGTTATATGAAGAAGAAATTTTTAAAACGGCAAAGGGTAAATCTATTCGTGTAAAAACAATGGGACAAAGACGATATATTCATGCGATGAAGAAGAATGATATTGTATTTGGGATAGGACCTGCTGGAACTGGAAAAACGTACTTAGCTGTAGTAATGGCTGTAAGAGCGTTAAAACAAGGGTATGTAAAGAAAATTATTCTAACAAGGCCTGCTGTAGAAGCTGGAGAGAGTTTAGGTTTTTTACCAGGGGATTTAAAAGAGAAGGTAGATCCATATTTACGTCCATTGTATGATGCACTGCACGATATTCTTGGACAAGAATATACGCAGCGTATGATGGAGCGAGGTGTAATTGAAATCGCGCCTCTTGCTTATATGAGAGGGCGTACGCTTGATGATTCATTTGTTATTTTAGATGAAGCGCAAAATACAACTGGTGTCCAAATAAAAATGTTTTTAACAAGATTAGGTTTTAGTTCTAAAATGGTTATAACAGGGGATCCTTCGCAGGTAGATTTGCCAAAAGGGGCAAAATCAGGTCTTTCTATTGCTACAAATGTTTTATCTGGTGTATCAGGACTTTCGTTCATTACATTAGAGCAAAGCGACGTTGTGAGACATCCGTTAGTGCAACGTATTATTGAGGCGTATGATAAAATGGAATGA
- the yqfD gene encoding sporulation protein YqfD — MKNKWFIKWLGYVKVRIEGRGAERFVNECVRRKLLVWDVKKIADETLVFCMLLRDVKKLKPIYRKNECKLYFIGRYGFPFWNKRLIKNSGFLIGFLIFFFGMIAMSNMVWKIEITGAKPETEYILMKELDKMGIKKGKLQFQMPSVEDVQRHLTDNINAITWAGLEVRGTTYHFKIVEKNEPKKEKEQHPQNLVAKKEAIITKTFVEVGKPVVMKNDHVEKGQLLVSGIYGNEENPSVVSAKGIVYGETWYTSEVSVPLKTQFQVYTGNAYNEYFLKFGSAKIKIWGFQHDKYKRSRTEHVKHDVKLFGFTLPIAYEKDIVREEEEANREYTEKQALKVAKEMAEKELKKKLDEHAMIVSDKILSKEVEADQLKVTLHYTVIENIAESQPISESDIQGD, encoded by the coding sequence ATGAAAAATAAATGGTTTATAAAGTGGCTTGGATATGTAAAAGTACGAATTGAAGGTAGAGGAGCGGAACGGTTCGTTAATGAATGCGTACGTAGAAAATTATTAGTTTGGGATGTTAAGAAGATTGCTGATGAAACGTTAGTTTTTTGTATGTTGTTACGCGATGTGAAAAAATTAAAACCAATTTATAGAAAAAATGAATGCAAATTATATTTCATTGGACGCTACGGTTTTCCTTTTTGGAATAAGCGTTTAATTAAAAATAGTGGGTTTTTAATCGGTTTTTTAATTTTCTTTTTTGGTATGATTGCAATGTCAAATATGGTTTGGAAAATTGAGATTACAGGAGCGAAACCTGAAACAGAATATATATTGATGAAAGAATTGGATAAAATGGGTATTAAGAAAGGAAAACTACAGTTTCAAATGCCTAGTGTAGAAGATGTGCAACGCCATTTGACGGACAATATTAATGCGATTACTTGGGCGGGGCTGGAAGTAAGAGGGACCACCTATCATTTTAAAATTGTGGAAAAAAACGAGCCGAAAAAAGAAAAGGAACAGCATCCACAAAATTTAGTGGCAAAAAAAGAAGCAATTATTACAAAAACGTTTGTAGAGGTTGGAAAACCAGTCGTTATGAAAAATGACCATGTTGAAAAAGGACAACTTCTTGTATCAGGTATATATGGTAATGAGGAAAACCCGTCAGTTGTTTCGGCGAAAGGTATTGTATATGGAGAAACTTGGTATACATCCGAGGTGAGTGTGCCGCTGAAAACACAATTTCAAGTGTATACTGGTAATGCGTATAATGAATACTTTCTTAAGTTTGGGAGTGCAAAAATAAAAATATGGGGATTTCAACATGATAAGTATAAACGCTCTCGTACTGAACATGTAAAACATGATGTGAAATTATTTGGTTTTACATTACCGATTGCATATGAAAAAGATATTGTACGAGAAGAGGAAGAAGCGAATCGAGAATACACAGAAAAACAGGCATTGAAAGTAGCGAAAGAGATGGCTGAAAAAGAACTAAAGAAAAAATTGGATGAACATGCTATGATTGTAAGTGATAAGATTTTGAGTAAAGAGGTTGAGGCGGATCAACTAAAAGTTACATTGCATTATACTGTAATTGAAAATATTGCAGAGTCACAACCGATATCCGAATCCGATATTCAAGGAGACTGA
- the yqfC gene encoding sporulation protein YqfC, translated as MKKLEQMKNWLTKQIDLPVDVLMDLPRITLVGQVHIYIENHQGLLVFSDKEVRLLLKHGQLLIKGQSFVIKTILPEELLLEGIIEQVMFLESEKQKE; from the coding sequence ATGAAAAAATTAGAACAAATGAAGAATTGGTTAACGAAGCAAATAGACCTGCCAGTGGATGTGCTAATGGATCTACCTCGGATCACGCTTGTTGGGCAAGTGCATATCTATATAGAAAATCATCAAGGTTTATTAGTGTTTTCAGATAAAGAAGTAAGATTGTTGCTAAAACATGGTCAATTATTAATTAAGGGGCAATCCTTCGTTATTAAAACAATCCTTCCAGAGGAGCTTTTGCTTGAAGGGATCATTGAGCAAGTGATGTTTTTAGAAAGTGAAAAGCAAAAAGAGTGA
- a CDS encoding GatB/YqeY domain-containing protein, with amino-acid sequence MSLLGRLNDDMKQAMKNKQKEKLTVIRMVKAALQNEGIKLQHTLTEEEELTVLAREVKQYKDSLLEFKKAGREDLVDKLQSEIQILSAYLPEQLTEEDLIDVIKQVISEVGATSKADMGKVMTAVMPKVKGKTDGSLVNKLVIQLLA; translated from the coding sequence ATGAGTCTTCTCGGTCGTTTAAACGATGATATGAAACAAGCGATGAAGAATAAACAAAAAGAAAAATTAACCGTTATTCGTATGGTTAAGGCTGCTTTACAAAATGAAGGTATTAAACTGCAACATACTCTTACAGAAGAAGAGGAATTAACAGTTTTAGCTCGTGAAGTAAAACAGTATAAGGACTCCCTCCTTGAATTTAAAAAAGCTGGTCGTGAAGACCTTGTTGATAAACTGCAAAGTGAAATTCAGATTTTAAGCGCATATTTGCCGGAGCAATTAACTGAAGAAGACCTGATTGATGTAATCAAGCAAGTTATTTCTGAAGTTGGTGCGACATCAAAAGCAGATATGGGTAAGGTGATGACTGCTGTTATGCCGAAAGTAAAAGGTAAAACAGACGGATCACTTGTGAATAAGCTGGTTATCCAGCTATTAGCATAA
- the rpsU gene encoding 30S ribosomal protein S21 has product MSKTVVRKNESLEDALRRFKRSVSKTGTLAEARKREFYEKPSVKRKKKSEAARKRKF; this is encoded by the coding sequence ATGTCAAAAACAGTCGTTCGTAAAAACGAGTCTTTGGAGGATGCACTTCGCCGTTTTAAAAGATCGGTTTCTAAAACTGGTACACTTGCTGAAGCAAGAAAGCGCGAGTTTTATGAAAAACCAAGTGTAAAACGTAAGAAGAAATCTGAAGCGGCAAGAAAGCGTAAATTCTAA